Below is a genomic region from Chloroflexi bacterium ADurb.Bin180.
GAAGCCCGCGTGCCGGAAGCCTCATCGACTGAAGCGGTTGCCGGCGCAGGCGTCGCAGCGCTTTCTCCGCGCTCCTGCCCAGAGACACCAACTGAATGTCAACGCCATTGCTCTCGGCCTGTACCATGTCCCGCTCGGCCAGGACAGCGAGCAGCTCGTTCAGTCTGCCGCACAATCCGCGCTCCGTACCCAGCACCACCAGGACCCGTCGCTTGATCGGGCGCCGCTGCCAGAGCGGCTCTGTCGCCGCCGGACTGGCGCGCCTGAGCTGGTCAATTAGCTCCGCCAGCTCGTCGACCAAGCGTGCCGTCGATTCACTGCGACGCAAGGCCAGCAGGCGGCTGCTCAGCGCGATGGAGCGCAGCGCGCTCAGAATCGGCTCCACCGCCGCTACGTTGTCGAGCCTGGCCTTGAGACGTTCCTGGCTATCCACGGCCTAGCACCGGCGCATTTGCTCCAGATCCCACACGAATACCACTGCTCCGCCCACGTCGGCAATGTCGCGCGACGGCTCTGACGTTGACGGTTCCGGGCAATCGACTCGCTCCACCGAGACGGACGAATGGCAGGTCCTGCAGATAATGTCCAGGACCTCCTTCAGGTTCTGGGCGCGAGTGGCAATGAAGAGCGAATCATAGGCCTGGCGCAGCACGCCGCCTCTGCTTTCCATTGACGTCGCCGTGTGACCGGCGGTGACCAGCGCATCGATTACACCATCCGCCTCATCCTTTGAGATCACAGCCATGACCATTTTCATGCTTGCACTCCCGTGGGTGAGGCCTCGCCTGCTCGCCTCGCCTCCAGCGAGGCTGCCCCTTCGGGGCGGGGCGGTGCGGCCGTTGACGCGTCGTACTGGGTGAAGAGGGCGACCAGCCCGGAACGAATCTCATCGCTCCAATCGCCATCGCGGCTCAGGGCAAAGTGCAGCTCCGGGGCGTGCTTTTCCACATAGTGGACCAGGCCGGCACCGAAGGAGGCGACGCCTTCGATCGGCAGGTCATCCATAAAGCCCTCGGTGACAGCCAGGAGCATGATCACCTCGGCGGCTGGAGAGAGCGGGGCGTGAGCCGGCTGACCGAGCGCTGCGGTGAGGCGTTCGCCGCGGCGGATCTGCTGGCGCGTCACCTCATCCACCTCGGCGCCAAAGCGCGCAAACTGCGACACTTCCTCGTACTGTGCCAGCTCGAGGCGCAGCGTTCCGGCGAGAGCACGCATGGCCTTGCTCTGCGCGGCACCGCCCACCCGCGACACAGATAGGCCGACATTGACCGCCGGGCGGATTCCCCGGTTGAGCAGGTTCGTGTCCAACACGACCTGCCCGTCGGTAATGGCGATGACGTTTGTCGGGATGTAGGCAGCGACGTTGCCGCTGCGCGTCTCGATGATGGGCAGGGCAGTGAGCGATCCATCTCCCGCTTCTGGCCCGAGTTTGCAGGCACGCTCAAGCAGACGCGCATGCAGATAGAACACATCGCCCGGATAAGCCTCGCGGCCCGGCGGCCGCCTCAGCAGGAGACTGAGCTCGCGGTAGGCATCGGCGTGCTTGGAGAGGTCGTCATAGACGATCAGCACGTCGTGTCCCTGGTCCATCAGGAACTCGGCCATAGCGCAGCCCGCATAGGGCGCCAGGTAACGCAGGGCGGGTGGATCGTCCGGGCTCGACACGACGACGATGCTATAGGGCAGGGCTTTGTGCTGACGCAGGGTTTCGATCACTGCCAGAGTGGACGACTTTTTCTGACCGATGGCCACGTAGACACACAGCACCCCACTGTCCTTCTGGCTCAGCATCGCGTCAACGGCCAGGGTCGTCTTGCCGGTCTGACGGTCGCCAATGATCAACTCACGTTGGCCTCGGCCGATCGGCGTCAGCGCATCCAGTGTGGTTGTTCCCATGTGGAGCGTTTCACTCACCGGCACACGCTCAATGATGCCCGGAGCCTCGCGCTCGATATGGCGCTGTTCCGAGCCGCTGATTGGCCCTCGCCCGTCCAGCGACTCGCCGAGAGGGTCAACGATCCGTCCCAGCAACTCCCGGCCGACAGGAACCCGCAGGCGTCTGCCGGTTCCGGTGACCAGGGCGCCGCCGTGAATGCCCTCGTCGGAACCCAATAACATCACGTCGATATGCTCGTGGTCGACGTTAAGCACCATTCCGCGCACCTGCGTGGGAAAGACCACCAACTCCTCGGTTCTGACCCGAGGCAGGCCGGAGAGCGTGGCCACGCCATTGCCAATGCGCTGAACCGTGCCCACATCGAAAAAGCGCACGTCACGGAGCGGCGGGGAACCATCTGCGCGGGCCGTAACGCGAGAGCGCTCGCGCAGCAAGCCCAGGAGCTCGACCAATCCCGTGTCCTCGCCCGCTGCCCCATCTTTGCGGCGGGGCTCAGTTGAGGGGCTATTATGCTCAGTCACTGGTCTTCCTGAGAATTGGCCAGAGTGTGGGCCACGTCCGCGCGCAATTCCTGTAGCTGGCCGGCGATGCTGCTGTCCATCACTGTGTCACCCAGGCGCACCGAAATGCCGGCCACCAGCCCGGGCTCTACACTCAGTTCGATGTTCACCCGGTGGTCGGCGACCGCGGTGAGCAAGCGGGCCAGCTGGGCTTGCTGCTCAGCGGTCAGTTCTCTGGCTGACTCGATAGAGGCTATGGTCTCCTGCCCGCCGATGGAGCGGCGGATCGCCTCTACGCGGGACATATCAGTGCGACCCATCTCTCGAATGCGCTCAGCGAGCCGCTGCACCAGCCGGTCGTGCACTTCTGGCGGTGCGACGCGAGCGAGGGTGTTGCTGCTGATCTCAAGGATCGTGTCCACAACCTCGCCGCGCAGCCGCTCCAGACTCTGCCGGCGCAGTTGCCGGGCGCCCGTCTGGGCCTCTTTCGCCAGCTCCTCTGCCTCTGCCCGCGCCTCACTCAAGAGCTGTTGCTGCTCCTGCTGAGCCTTGCGGCGAGCCTCGGCCAGAATGCGCTCTGCTTCTTCATCCAGGGCAGCGCTCTTCCGATCAAGTTCTGCCCTGGCCTCGGCCAGCCGGTGCCGTTCCGTCACCAGATCGCGCATCAGCTTTACACGTTCCTCAGCGCGCTGGGCAGACTGGCGCAGGATCGGCTGCAGCGCCCAGCGATTGAGCACGTAGGCCAGCACCACAAAGTTCGCCATCTGAAACAGGATCGTGGCCAGGTCAAGCGACAGCATCGCCCGATCCTAGAAGAAGCGCGTCAGCAGCGGATTGGCAAAGATCAGAACCAGAGCAACCAACAGAGCGTAGATAGCGCCCGTCTCGATCAGAGCCATGGCGATGAAAAGCGTAGCCCTCA
It encodes:
- the atpF gene encoding ATP synthase subunit b, sodium ion specific, with translation MLSLDLATILFQMANFVVLAYVLNRWALQPILRQSAQRAEERVKLMRDLVTERHRLAEARAELDRKSAALDEEAERILAEARRKAQQEQQQLLSEARAEAEELAKEAQTGARQLRRQSLERLRGEVVDTILEISSNTLARVAPPEVHDRLVQRLAERIREMGRTDMSRVEAIRRSIGGQETIASIESARELTAEQQAQLARLLTAVADHRVNIELSVEPGLVAGISVRLGDTVMDSSIAGQLQELRADVAHTLANSQEDQ
- the atpA gene encoding ATP synthase subunit alpha, whose protein sequence is MTEHNSPSTEPRRKDGAAGEDTGLVELLGLLRERSRVTARADGSPPLRDVRFFDVGTVQRIGNGVATLSGLPRVRTEELVVFPTQVRGMVLNVDHEHIDVMLLGSDEGIHGGALVTGTGRRLRVPVGRELLGRIVDPLGESLDGRGPISGSEQRHIEREAPGIIERVPVSETLHMGTTTLDALTPIGRGQRELIIGDRQTGKTTLAVDAMLSQKDSGVLCVYVAIGQKKSSTLAVIETLRQHKALPYSIVVVSSPDDPPALRYLAPYAGCAMAEFLMDQGHDVLIVYDDLSKHADAYRELSLLLRRPPGREAYPGDVFYLHARLLERACKLGPEAGDGSLTALPIIETRSGNVAAYIPTNVIAITDGQVVLDTNLLNRGIRPAVNVGLSVSRVGGAAQSKAMRALAGTLRLELAQYEEVSQFARFGAEVDEVTRQQIRRGERLTAALGQPAHAPLSPAAEVIMLLAVTEGFMDDLPIEGVASFGAGLVHYVEKHAPELHFALSRDGDWSDEIRSGLVALFTQYDASTAAPPRPEGAASLEARRAGEASPTGVQA